The uncultured Carboxylicivirga sp. genomic interval ACCTCTGCAAATTCAATTAATCTTGCACGTTTTTTACCACAAATGGTATATTACTTTTATGCTTATGCACAAGCGGTGAAACAAGGTAAGAAAGAAATTGTAGTGTCTGTTCCTAGTGGAAATTTTGGTAACCTAACTGCCGGATTAATAGCATATAAGATGGGTTTGCCGGTGAAACACTTTATTGCAGCAACCAACATTAATGATATTGTTCCTAAATATCTTGATTCAGGAGTTTATTCTCCGGCTAAAAGTATTTCAACACCTGCAAATGCAATGGATGTAGGTGATCCAAGTAATTTTGTACGGGTTCAGGAAATATTTAACAAGAGCTTAGATCAAATTAAAGAAACGGTAACTGGCTTTGTTTGTAAAAACGAAGAAATCTTCGAAATGATTGCTAAAGTTTTTACTGAAGAAGGTTATATTCTCGATCCACATGGAGCTATTGGATATAAATCTTTACAGGAATTGTTAAAAAATGATGAGTTTGGTATATTTCTTGCAACAGCTCACCCAGCTAAGTTTCCCGAAACGGTAGAGGAAATTATTAAACAAAAAGTTGAGCAACCCGATCGGTTAAAAGCGTTTTTAGCTGGAATAAAAAATGTGGAGGAGTTATCACAAGATTTCGAAACATTTAAGCAATTCTTACTGAAGACATGTAAATAACAACTTTAAAGAAATTTTGCCATATTTTATAGGGTTTTTCAAAAAAAAACTATTTTTACGGGCATTGAAACGAATCAAGTCTATAAAATAAAGATTAAAAAATTATTATTATGAGGTATTTAGCAACTTTATCCTTTTTGATGTTGATGTTTGTTGGAGCTATGGCTCAGGACAAAAGTGCTGCAGAGCTGAAAAATGAAGGAAATGATGCTCTTAAAGCAAAAGATTATAAAACAGCATTAAGCTCCTACGAACAAGCTATCGCATCATGGGGAGATGAAGAAATGGACGCTGCCATGGTATATAATACTGCTACATGTGCACGTAAAATTAAAGATTATGAGAAGACTATAAAGTATTTAAATCAATGTATTGACCTTGATTATAAAGCTGATATTTCTACCTATTATATTGCTACTTCTTACGATAAATTAGAACAAGAAGATAAAATGGTAGAGGTACTTACTGGAGGTATTGAAAAATACAGCACAAGTAAGTATGTCGGTCACATGAAAAAAATGTTGGCTACTTACTATGTAAAACAAAGTAATGCATTGTATTCTGAAGGTCAAACTATTTTGAATACCCGTACTGCTGATAATAACGATCAGTGGGATGCTATTAAAGAAAAAGCAAAAGTTGTATTTGACAAGGCCGCTGATTTTGCAAATAAAGCATTAGAAGTTCAACCTACAAATGCAAATGCTAAAACAATTCTTGCTGGTATTGAAACAATGTTGGCTAGCTAGTTAAAGTCTTCAAAAAATATTATAAAGCGTCTGTTTCTGCAGACGCTTTTTTTGTGTCTAAAAACTTAAGTATTTGCTTTATCTTTGCACCCTTGCTAAAATAAAAATAGTACAAATTTGAATTTCGATACATCACATATAGATTTACCTATTGTAGAGGTTGTACCTGAAATAAGGGAACAATTAGTAACTGATAATCGGTTAATTATACATGCACCTCCGGGAACAGGAAAGAGTACGATAGTTCCTCTTGCTTTACTCAATGAACCATGGTTGGCTCAAAAGAAAATTATTGTATTGGAACCAAGGAGGTTGGCTGCTCGAAGTATTGCATCTCGAATGTCAGATTTAGTAGGTGAAAAGGTAGGAAAGACTGTAGGATATCGTATTCGTTTTGATAATGTAATTAGTGATAGTACGCGAATAGAAGTTGTTACAGAAGGAATTCTTACTCGTATGCTTCAAAGCGATAATGCTCTCGAAGATGTTGGATTGGTAATATTTGATGAGTTCCATGAACGTAATTTATTTGGCGACCTGGCATTGGCTCTTTCTTTGGAATCTCAGCAGGTACTAAGGAATGATTTACGCATTATTGTTATGTCGGCAACATTAGATGTGACTAATCTATCGCAGTTGTTGAATAGTAAGGTGGTTCAAAGTGATGGAAGGCAGTTTCCCGTAGAGATTAAGTATACCGGCGACTCTGATATGTATATGATTCCTGAGCTTACAGCAAGAATTGTATCGAAAGTATTGAATGAAGAGGAAGGTGATATTTTGGTGTTTCTTCCGGGTGAAGGTGAAATCAGAAAATGTGAATCTTTACTAAACGGAAAGGTTGGGAATACGCAGATTCATCCATTGTATGGGCAGTTGAATTCATCGAAACAATATGCTGCTATTATGCCGGATAAGCAAGGAAGGCGAAAAATAGTTTTAGCTACGTCAATAGCCGAAACCAGTTTAACCATTGAAGGTGTAAAGGTTGTTGTTGACTCTGGTTTCGGGCGCACTATGCGTTTCGATAGCCGATCTGGCTTATCTCGATTAGAAACGATTGAGATAACGAAAGATTCGGCAGATCAGCGGGCGGGACGTGCTGGTCGATTAGGGGCTGGTGTTTGTTATCGAATGTGGACTAATGCTAGTCATCATCAAAAGATAGAACATCAAACACCTGAAATTGAAGATGCAGATTTAGCATCGTTAATGCTCGATATTGCTAAATGGGGTGTTAATGACATAGAATCGCTGCATTGGTTAACCTTACCACCTAAAGGTCATGTGCGGCAAGCAAAAAATGTACTTCATCAGATAAATGCGTTAGATAATGGTAATATTACAGAGCATGGTAAGCAGTTAAGTAAAATTCCTTGTCATCCGCGAATAGCGCATATGTTATTGAAAGCCGAAGATGAAGGTTTAAGTTCTTTGGCTGTTGATGTAGCAGCTGTTCTGGAAGAACGTGATCCATTAGGCAAAGAAGCAGGAATAGATATTAATTTAAGAATTGAAGCTTTACGCAGGTATAGAAGTGGAAATCTTAAGAGCAATAAACTAAAGCGAATTGAGCAAATTTCATCTCAATACAGAAAAATGCTGAATTGTGAGGTGGATAATAGCGATTTTGATCCATTTGAGACAGGGTTGCTGTTAGCTTTTACCTATCCTGAGCGTATTGCTCATTGTAAACCAGGTAATAATGCCCAATTTAAATTAGCCAATGGTAGAATAGCAGCTGCAGGTCATCAGGACGATTTAGCCCACGAAGAATGGTTAGCTATAGCTAATTTAAATGCTTCGGATGGGGTTGGACGCATTTTTTTAGCGTCCCCGTTAAATCCACGTGATTTGATTTCGATGGTTAAAAATGTAGATCGGGTTAGCTGGAACACAAAAGAGGGCGGTTTTAAAGCCGTTAACGAATTACGTATTGGTAATATTGTACTTCAGAGTAAGCCATTAATGGATTATGATGAAAATTCGAAGATTGAAGCTATCTGTAATGCAATCAAAAAGGAAGGGATAAGTTTACTTGATTTTAATAAAGAGGTGGTTCAATGGCAAAATAGGGTATTAAGTCTTCGTTTATGGAATCGAGATCAAGGCTGGCCAGATGTTTCGGATAATGAGTTAATCGATACTTGTGAACAGTGGTTAGCTCCATATTTGAATACGGTTAAAAGGCCGGAAGACCTCAAAAAGATTAATCTAAAAGACGTACTTCAGCATTATTTGCCGTATGAGCTTCAGCAACAGTTAGATATTTTGGCACCAGAACGTATAGAGGTACCAAGTGGATCTAAAATTAAGATACAATATTCAGAGAATGGGGATAAGCCTGTTTTACCAGTTCGATTGCAGGAAGTGTTTGGGATGTTAGAAACTCCATCGATCAATAATGGAAAAAATAGTATGTTGATGCATCTTTTGTCGCCTGGTTTTAAACCTGTACAAATAACAGGTGATTTAAAGAGTTTTTGGAACAATGCTTACTTCGAGGTAAGAAAAGAACTTAGGGCACGTTATCCAAAACACGAATGGCCTGAAAATCCATTGGAAGCAAAGGCTATTAAAGGAGTTAAGAAAAAGATACAGAAACACTAAGTATCAATGCGAATCAACAGTTGAATCTACTTTGGGGTTTCTTTATAATACGTTCATATTCCCCGTGTTCCAACCGTGGCTATTCATATTAAATCCTTTCAGTATTTGAAAATGTCCGAAAGGCATTTTCAATAATAGCCTCATACAGAGCCGGGCTAACTATTCGACTAATGATACAAGCCCGAAAGTGGGTTGAACGTTGCTATAAAAACAATTTGAACTATTGATACGCATTATCAGTAAAAAAGTGTTCCGTGATAAATAAGGCGCAGGTGGGATGTAAAATAATGTACTATCATAAAAGGCAGACATATAGCGCTTTAACTATTGCGTACTCTACCTGATGCGGAAACTTCTTCAAATGCGAGGAAATTGCAATGTAAAAGAGCGAAAAGAAGAATTGGTTACATGTATTCAATTGAAGAGCTGAGTAAACTAATGCATAAATACAAAATAGTAGTTCAATGTGCGGGCCCTTATTTTGCTGCTAATCCTGAAATAATACAGCCACTGAATATTTTGATACAATGAAATAATAGGAAAGGAAAATCCGCAAGCACTGTTAGTTTAAATTTATAGTGAGTAAGATTATGTACGTATTAATTATAACACATAGTCTTTGAAATAAATGATTCAGACTAATTTTCACACCATTGACAGGTGGTTTTAAATATGCAAATTATTAGAATAGAAAGCAGCTTATGAATCAACGATAAACTGCTTTCGTTTTTATATAACTTTAAGGGATTTTTTTCATCTGCTGGTTTTCAATTAGTTCACCTGATACACCTAGACAATAAGTGCACGAATTCAATACCTCTGATGAATTTAAAAAGTTCAGTGCTTTTGTTTTAAAGTCGCTGTCATTTATGGCTATGCTGTCCTGTTCTGAAAGTTTTTCCATTCCATTTTTGTCTGTATGCAAATAATCGTCAATATATGCAGCACGCGTACATTTGAAAAAGCGATTGTTCCGAACCATTAAACAACGGTGTCGCATCCAACAATCGTTGTAAATTTGCTGAATTTCTTCTTTGTCAGTTAGTGTTTCTTTGGCAAAAATAGTGTTAAACTGATCCACTGATTTTATATTGTAAATAACACCATGTTTTTTTGCAAGTTGCTTAATGTGTTCAATGTTATTTTTACTAACCGGTGCACTTCTGTAGTTCGAAATCCAGATTTGATCGATGTGTTGAAAAATATCCTCATTTAGCTTTTTCGCCAGTAAACCATTACTTGTAATGCGCAATAAGGTTTTTGGGAAATAAGACTTTACCTTTTTAACAATCAAATCAATGTCTGGATGAAGTAGGGGTTCGCCTCCTGAGAGTTTAATTACCTCCGGATTAATATGATTTTTAAGAAAAATGCAAATCAGCTCTATTTCATCAAGGCTCATAAATTTTGGCTGGTTAAATGGAGATATGTTACAGCATTCCACACATTTTAAATTGCAATGTTCACTTAAATGAAATTCGAATGATTCTGTCTGTATTCTATTTTGTTCGATTTTATACTTCTTTTCAGTTGCAGAAACATCACCTTTTTTTATAAAAACAGGTTCCAGTTCTACCAATAGCTCTTTTCGGCAAATATTGCGCTGTTGGTAGTTGATTGTGCATTGAGCCGAAAGAAACTTGGGAATAAGCTTTTGTAATAAATCTAAATCGCTTGTATTCCGGTAATATACAATGATGTGTTGAATATCTTCGACTGCAAAACCGTATTCAATACCATATTGCTTTAAGTTAAACTGACTACCTAAAATTCTCAGGTTTTCAATGGTGTTATATACCTGATCGTATATGTCGTTTGTAAATTGCGAATCTTCACCCTTAATACTGGCTGTACCTGAAGCAAATAGTTTAATCTGATTGTTTTCTTCTATGATGCAAGCCCGGCTAAATACAGGAGGGTATTTTCCATACTTTTCGGAGTATTGATGCGCTGGAATCTGACATTTATTTTCGATGACTTTCAGAATGTGATTGGAGGCCTTAAATGATATTTCGATACAATTATCGCTGCTACCAATAGCCGAAGCTGCAGGAATATGCCACTGGTTTGTGTGGTTTCCAAAATGTTTTTGATAGGCAAGAAAACGCCCTTTGTTAAATTTTTCGTAAACGGGTTCACCACTTGGTAAAATAGTATTAATTGCCGGCACAAAGTGACGGATAAAGCTAATTTTTAAATTTGATTTATTAATGGTTTCAAAAATAGCATCATAAAGGGCAAGTGTAATTGTATCAATATTACTTAAGTCGTTTACCTTATATTTTACATTTCCTTCCAAATAGGAGCTTTCTTTTACGGTATGTATTTCAACGTTTATTTTTTCTGAAATTTCCATCATCTTCGTTAATTGGGTATTAGTTTATAGTTGACTTCAAATTTTAACTGACGTATGTTCTGTTCGTCAATAAGGATATCAAACTCAGTTTGATAACAACGCAGGGCATTTAATTTGCTTTCACAATCATATTCGTTGAAATACTTGATTGCTTTAAAGGAGGGGTTAGGGCCTGGTTGATGAAGCTTTTCGAATTCTCGTTTGTAGTTACTTTCACTCTCAAGTTCGTCCATGTCATTTATAAAGTAGTTGCTTACAAAAGCCAAATGTTGTTCTTTTAAACGGGTAAAGGGACTATTCGAGTATTCATGCTCAATATTACATTGTTGTTTTCGAATGTTACTCCAGTTTTGTACCTGATTATAGGGAGCATCCTCATAAAAATAACACTCACACACCTGATTTTTCAGTATGTTTTTACCTGCATAAAAAGCAAGGTTATGGTCAATGTGTCCGCCAATACCTAAAGGAAAATAGCATTGATTAAAGCCTTTGGGTTTAATCAATGCTGCGATTTTTTTTGTAATATCCTGCAAAAGGACATGATCTGTTGGCGGTGTATGATGATACAATAAGCTAGCAAATGAATAATATTTCTGCGAGCGAAATGGAGCATCTACAAAATCAAAATGAAGGTAAGAAGCTCCAAGTTGTTTCACAGCCTTTGCATCATCGTTTTTTCTTATCAGATGGTTACTTTTTTCATCACCGGCACTAAATATTGTAGCAATAGTAACCTGGTTGCCATTACTAATTTGTTGTGCTATTGTGGCGCCGCAGCTCAATATGACATCGTCAAGATGGGGTGATATATACAAAATTTTATGCATAGTATAGCGAAGGCATAATGGGTTGATGATTGAATAGTACTTTTTGAATGAGTTCTGCAGCTTGTTTAGCTCCTCCATATCGGTCAAAAGATTGTTTTACTCGTTTTACATTTTTCTGATATGGGTTGTTGGTTTCAATTAGCTTTCTTATTTCTGTTCTGTAAGTATTTACATCCGGAAGAAAAGCATCCAGAACTATTCCTGTTTTAGCCCGTTGAATAAATTTTGCTTGTATAAATTGATCGTTACACAATGGCAGTAGTGCAATCGGAATACCTTTTGACATGCATTCGAGTACTGAATTTGCACCTCCATGACTAATCATGATATCAATATGATCTAAAACTTGTAGTTGAGGGACATAGGGGAGTATAATGGCATCTTTAGGAAATTCATTGGCAAATCCTTCGTTGTATAATTCACTTACTGATAAAATCAATTGTACATTCTCATTTTCCAATGCTTTTGCAACGGTTTTAAATAATTCGGGGTAGTAATAGACCTGACTTCCCAACGACATATATACTTTTGTTTTTGATTTATCGAGTTTGTCGAAAGGAAATAGGGTTTCGTCACCCCGATTATTGTTTGCCGGAAATGGAGTGCCTACGTAAAACGAAAAATTATTTTCGCTTAACTCCCGGGGAATATATTCTTCGGTAGAAAACACAATATTCAGCCATGGCGAAATTGCATCACTCACTGAAAATTGAATGTCGGGTTTTGTGTCAGCAAATAATTTAAGTCTTTGTGAGTGATATTTGTTTAAGGTTTCAACCAAATCACAACTCCATTCTGCTGGGGTTATCGGGTTCAAAGAATTAGATACTCCAACCCAAGGGATTTGTTCTTTCTCGGCTACAATAGCTGCAGCATAAACCATTGGGTCTGTTACAATAATCGAAGGATTAAATGAGGCAACCGCATTAGCTATACCTTCAATATGTTGTGGTACTACGTCAATGAGTAACGTTTTAACCCATTTTTCGAGCCATGTTTTGTCTTGTATTTTTTTTGCAAATTCTGCTCCTTTGGTAATAAAATCAGAAGGTATATTGGCTTTATCTGTTGGCGTAAAGCACGTGCAATCAATTTGAGCATTTTTAAGTTGAGCCGATACATCCGCCTGTGCAAAAAAAGCAATTTCAATTCCGAGTTGTTGTATATGCTGGGCAATTCCAATGAGTGGATTAAGATGTCCTTTCTCAGGAATGGTAATGAATAATATTCTTTTATTTTCCACGGTGGTTTAGTTTAGATGGTATTTTTTACCCCAATAAATGGCTGCTATGCAACTAAAAATCATCATGCGTTTCTGCTCAGTCATATGTTTGTCGTGAGCTAGTTTATTCAGGTATTGGGTGTTGAAGTATTGTTCGCAAAAAGGATTTTTTTCTTGCAAAAGGTTAACTAATATTTGCTGATAGGCCCTTGCTAATCGTGGATCGCGTGGTAATGCCGATTTTTTTCGCAAACGTATCTCATCAATGAGTGTTCCTTTAGCAGCTTCCCTTACGACGTATTTTTCAATGTTATTTTTAAATCCAAGCGAAGGGTGAATTGTTTTACTAATCTGATATAAGTTTTGGTTTGCAAAGGGAACTCTGCCCTCCAAACTACTATTCATGGTATGGATATCGCCGTTATGTAAAAGTCTTCCGAGCCAAAGTTTTGTTATTAATGTGGTGGTTGCCAAAATTCTTTCCTCTTTTCCTTTGTCAAAATGGTAACCTGCAGTTTGTGCAATATTTTCATATTTGTGATACAAATAATCTTTAATACCTGTTTGTTTTACAAATGCTGGATTTAAAATATTCAGTCGCTCATTTCCACCAAACAGGTTACTAATGGCTAAAGGCGAGGTGTTGTATTGCTTATTTAACAAGAAAAAATAACCGTAATTCATTTCATCTGCAGCGTCGCCAACCATTACCGCTTTTACATCTTTGGAAGCCTTCTGCGCCAAAAAATGTTGTGATATTTCTTGTTCCCATACACTTATGCGATCGTTATTTGTAACAATTTGTTCTATTTCATTTAGAATCATGTCTTGCGAAATATTTACCTCCTTGTGATTGAGTCGATATTTTTTAATCATCAAATCTGTAAATGGTTTGTCATTTGAGCAAACAATCGTGTCGGGAGAGAATTCTATTTTATCATGATTGTCAAATACAATTCCATAGGTTTTTAAGGTACTGTTTTGTCTTTGTGCCTGAGCTGCGATATACGAAGAATCTAAGCCACCGCTTAAAAAACAACCTATTTCAACATCTGAATGCAATGAATACGATATACTTCTTTCAAATTCATTTCTAAAAGTGGTGATGATGTGTTTTTCATCCCCAAGAGCAGGGTTTATATGCGTTAATGCATAATTTGTTTCCACAATTCCATCCTGATTGACTTGCAGATAAGTACCAGCCTGTAGTATGGCTATTTGATTAAAGAGACTATCCGTAACTCCGCTTAAAGATGGCGAAATAATGGTTTCGGCCAAGGAATACGGATTTATATCTAAACTGTTTGAAAGTACAGACGCCAGTGTTTTTACTTCAGATGCAAAGGTGAATTCGCCATTAATATAACTGTATACAAATGGTTTTACACCTAGTAAATCTCTGGCTGCAAATGCTGTTTGAGTTTCTGTATCCCATATTAAAAAGGAAAACATGCCAATAAAGCGATGTACGCATTGTGTTCCCCAATTAATATAAGCAGCTAAAACAATTTCTGTATCGCTATTTGTCTTAAATGAATAACTTGTATGTAGTTCATCTTTAAGTTGCTGATGGTTATACAATTCTCCGTTGTAAGTGAGAATATACCTTCCGTTATTACTTTTGAATGGTTGCTGTCCATTTTTTATATCAATAATCGAAAGTCGTTGATGACACAATCCATGATTTTCTCCCGTCCATATATTTTGTTCGTCGGGTCCTCTATGGAGCTGTAGTTGTTCCATATTCAAAAGGATCTGACGAATATGTTTTTGAGATTTATTCGAAAATAATACTCCTCCAATTCCGCACATAGGATTATTTCTTATATAGTTTAATTATTCGTTGATCAATATTTAGTCGCTTCATTTCTGCGTATGTTTCTGAAGGAATAAGATTCTTTATACATTCATTATTTGCCATACTTTGTCTGAGTGTTGTTCCTCTTGTTTCTGTATTTATTGTGGGTATTTCCACCTGAATATTTTCGTGTTGAGCCATTTCAATCGCAGAAGGATTTGTACTGAAAAAAACATTAAAGTGAGGAAGCAAAAGCTTTATTTCTTTAAAATTTTCGGCTGTAAACGGATTGTAAGCCATTGGAATAATCCAATAACGATTGGGATAATTGATTTCTAAATAGGCCTTGATCATGCTCATTCTTTCACCTGCCGTTGCTGGATTTGCCAAATTGAATGATTTATCGGCGCATGCAATAATAAAAATCGCTTCATCATATTCACTTAAAATGGATGTAATAAACTCCTTATGTCCATTGTGAAATGGTTGAGCCCTAGAAACAAACAGAGCTCGTGTTTTGTGGTGCTTAATTTTTAGAGGTAGTTCATTACAAGCGATTAATTTTACAGGAACATGATAAACTAAAGGAGCGTAGTTTATGAACAATTTGCTATTCGAAAGAAGAATAGCAAAATCAGGGCAATAGTGACCTAAACGCATAATTAGCTGCATGGTGTCCATATTCTGTTTATGTATAGGAAACAGATAAACGGGCTTGGCAACCATACGTTCCATACTGTTTTTAATCTGTATTAGAATATCCCCAGGTTTTTGTTTGTTCTCTACACAAAACTGAAAAGTTTCCCATATCAGTACCACAATAAATTCATCATAAACCTCACTTAGCTTTTTTATTTCTGCCGGATTGGGTATGACAGGTGTATTAAGAAGTAGTAAAGCTCGTTTCATAGCTGACATTCTTTTACATTGTAGATATTTACAGTGTTAAAACAGGATAAAAATCCTATTCCTTCGGCTAGTTTCCAGATGCCGTTTATTGCATTTTTAATGTAGAGCAGGGACTGTTGTAGTGCAAAAAAACACAACCACTGCTCATAAGCTATTTCTTTTTCAAGTGTATACCATTTGCTAGAACCAAAGTAAAGATTCACAAATGCATCAAATGCTGGTTTATCAATATCAAGCAAGGAATCCGATTTTCCCTTTTTACATATTCTGAATGCTGATAGGATGGCATCTATTTCTTCGTATCCATATTGGGTATGCTCAAAGTCTATAATACCACAGATATTATTGTCTTTAAAAAGAATGTTTTCCAATTGAAAATCCTCATGTATATATTGCATTTTTAACTTAGGAATGATTGACTTTAGATCTGTAAGTATCCGAAATGCATTCGTGGAAAAAGATTGTATGTCAGCTTGGTTTAACTGTTGTATTCCTTTTAAACAATCCCAGTTTGTTTCATTTGCTTGGTTAAGTATTTCGGTATAGTTATTCAGGTAACAATTGGTAATACTTGATGCAGATATAGTTTGTAATTTGCAATTAAGGTCCTTGTACTTTAAAACGATACGCTTTAAATCGTCAACATTGGGAATGTCGTGCCATTGATATTTTGTAGCTCCCTCAATGTAATGAAACAAGTGTATTGCATAGGTTTTATCAATATGTATTTGGCAATGCATTGTGTTGCTTATAGTGCGTATAATTTGTGGTGTGTTCGTTGTGTTTTGCAATGAATCAAGTTTCTCTAACACAATTTCTTCTTGCCTGATAGCAGAGGATGTTTTTGAGAAATGTGAAACCCGAAGAATGAATTTTCCTGTTGTAGTTTTAATCTGATAAAGTAAATTGGAAAAACCGCTTTCTATTCTTTCATAAGTTAAACACGTAACGCCATATTCTAATTGTAGTATATGGATTATTTTCTTCTCAAAAGGAATTGATAACTGTATTTGCCAAGTCATTATATTTCAAAATTAAATCCATGGCTTTTAAGTGCCTGATATTTTTTTTTATCAAAACGGAATTGTCTAGCACTTTTGTGGGCAATTCCTTCTATTTTCTTTTCAACTGGTTCAAGTATGCCTAATTTCAAAAATTTACGGTTAAAGTTTCGCCTGTCTATCTGTATCCCTAATATTGCTTCATAAAGTCTTAAAAGCTGAGGGATGGTAAATACTTCTTCAAGAAGTTCAAATCCAATAGGTTCATATTTTATTTTGCCTTTTAGTCGATCATGAGCTACTCTTAAAATTCTATCATGATCAAATGCTAAGGAAGGAACCTGATCAATAGGAAACCATTTGGCGTCACTGGCATCATCTCCACCAATTAAATTGAAAGCAGTCGATTTAATTAATGCGAAATAGGAAACAGTAATAACTCTTCCCCGAGGATCACGACTGACATCACTAAATGTATACAACTGTTCTAAGAATAAATTTTCTACACCTGTTTCTTCTGCTAATTC includes:
- a CDS encoding NUDIX domain-containing protein yields the protein MTRIINTKSKQTYCYEYPRPSVTTDCVIFGFDGFELNILLVERGIEPFKDQWALPGGFVKMDETTEECARRELAEETGVENLFLEQLYTFSDVSRDPRGRVITVSYFALIKSTAFNLIGGDDASDAKWFPIDQVPSLAFDHDRILRVAHDRLKGKIKYEPIGFELLEEVFTIPQLLRLYEAILGIQIDRRNFNRKFLKLGILEPVEKKIEGIAHKSARQFRFDKKKYQALKSHGFNFEI
- a CDS encoding aminoglycoside phosphotransferase family protein; translated protein: MTWQIQLSIPFEKKIIHILQLEYGVTCLTYERIESGFSNLLYQIKTTTGKFILRVSHFSKTSSAIRQEEIVLEKLDSLQNTTNTPQIIRTISNTMHCQIHIDKTYAIHLFHYIEGATKYQWHDIPNVDDLKRIVLKYKDLNCKLQTISASSITNCYLNNYTEILNQANETNWDCLKGIQQLNQADIQSFSTNAFRILTDLKSIIPKLKMQYIHEDFQLENILFKDNNICGIIDFEHTQYGYEEIDAILSAFRICKKGKSDSLLDIDKPAFDAFVNLYFGSSKWYTLEKEIAYEQWLCFFALQQSLLYIKNAINGIWKLAEGIGFLSCFNTVNIYNVKECQL
- the asnB gene encoding asparagine synthase (glutamine-hydrolyzing); its protein translation is MCGIGGVLFSNKSQKHIRQILLNMEQLQLHRGPDEQNIWTGENHGLCHQRLSIIDIKNGQQPFKSNNGRYILTYNGELYNHQQLKDELHTSYSFKTNSDTEIVLAAYINWGTQCVHRFIGMFSFLIWDTETQTAFAARDLLGVKPFVYSYINGEFTFASEVKTLASVLSNSLDINPYSLAETIISPSLSGVTDSLFNQIAILQAGTYLQVNQDGIVETNYALTHINPALGDEKHIITTFRNEFERSISYSLHSDVEIGCFLSGGLDSSYIAAQAQRQNSTLKTYGIVFDNHDKIEFSPDTIVCSNDKPFTDLMIKKYRLNHKEVNISQDMILNEIEQIVTNNDRISVWEQEISQHFLAQKASKDVKAVMVGDAADEMNYGYFFLLNKQYNTSPLAISNLFGGNERLNILNPAFVKQTGIKDYLYHKYENIAQTAGYHFDKGKEERILATTTLITKLWLGRLLHNGDIHTMNSSLEGRVPFANQNLYQISKTIHPSLGFKNNIEKYVVREAAKGTLIDEIRLRKKSALPRDPRLARAYQQILVNLLQEKNPFCEQYFNTQYLNKLAHDKHMTEQKRMMIFSCIAAIYWGKKYHLN